In the Corythoichthys intestinalis isolate RoL2023-P3 chromosome 12, ASM3026506v1, whole genome shotgun sequence genome, one interval contains:
- the tmem30c gene encoding transmembrane protein 30C: MAKAKSGPLARRPDNSAFKQQRLPAWSPMLTANTVLPFFYFMALICLLLGIWLLLTVQSVQEIRVDYTDNGRCAFCHDMRKNASNAAVICTCELHFQVSRTLKGDVFFYYGLQNFHQNLRRYMDSRDDAQMVGRKKNLKKPSSYCKPFSTNDKGLPIAPCGAVANSIFNDTFKFHYLGSGNSKYEVPLLRKGISWYTDKNVKYRNPRVENLSLTEVFEGTAPPPYWQKPAYELDKMDPNNNGFINEDLIVWMREAAFPNFKKLYGILQRADKPFQNGLPKGNYSVTITYNFPVQYFQGRKQVVLTTLNWFGGPNQFLPIAYLITSCLILVTAVGLTVVWWKFGKDGKNMDEL, encoded by the exons ATGGCCAAAGCCAAGAGCGGTCCACTGGCCCGGAGGCCCGATAACTCGGCCTTCAAGCAGCAGCGTCTGCCCGCCTGGTCGCCCATGCTGACGGCGAATACCGTGCTGCCCTTCTTCTACTTCATGGCGCTCATATGTCTGCTGCTGGGAATTTGGCTTCTACTTACAGTACAGAGCGTGCAAGAAATCCGG GTGGACTATACCGACAATGGACGGTGTGCTTTTTGTCACGACATGCGGAAGAATGCCAGCAATGCAGCTGTGATCTGCACTTGTGAATTACACTTTCAAGTCAGCAGAACTTTGAAG GGAGACGTCTTCTTCTACTACGGCCTCCAAAACTTCCACCAGAACCTGCGCAGATACATGGACTCTAGGGACGATGCGCAGATGGTCGGCAGGAAGAAGAACTTGAAG AAACCCAGTTCATACTGCAAGCCATTCTCCACCAATGACAAAGGGCTCCCTATCGCCCCCTGTGGCGCTGTGGCCAATAGCATCTTTAATG ATACCTTCAAATTCCATTATCTCGGCTCCGGTAATTCCAAGTACGAGGTCCCTCTATTACGCAAAGGCATCAGCTGGTACACAGACAAAAACGTCAAGTACCGCAACCCGCGAGTGGAAAATTTGAGCTTGACTGAAGTCTTCGAAG GCACGGCACCGCCTCCTTATTGGCAAAAGCCCGCGTACGAGCTGGACAAGATGGACCCTAACAACAACGGCTTTATCAATGAAGACCTGATCGTGTGGATGCGGGAGGCCGCCTTCCCCAATTTCAAGAAACTGTACGGTATTTTGCAGCGGGCTGACAAACCCTTCCAAAATGGCCTTCCGAAAGGAAACTACAGTGTGACTATTACCTACA ACTTCCCCGTGCAGTACTTCCAAGGCAGGAAGCAGGTGGTCCTGACCACGCTGAACTGGTTCGGCGGTCCCAACCAGTTCCTGCCCATTGCTTACTTGATCACGAGCTGCCTCATACTGGTGACGGCCGTCGGCCTCACCGTGGTTTGGTGGAAGTTTGGGAAGGACGGGAAGAACATGGATGAGTTATGA